A part of Myxococcus landrumus genomic DNA contains:
- a CDS encoding gamma carbonic anhydrase family protein: MALRAFRGVSPRVHPSCFVDDSAQVVGGVELGEDSSIWLNTVMRGDVNPIRVGKRTNIQDLSLVHVTGGRSHTVIGDDVTVGHHVVLHGCLVGNRVLVGMGSILLDEVEVGDDCLIGAGTLLTPGTKIPPGSLVLGSPGKVKRPLTEDERAFLLMSAQHYVQIASEYRASR, translated from the coding sequence ATGGCGCTGAGAGCGTTTCGCGGGGTCTCCCCCCGCGTCCACCCGAGCTGCTTCGTGGATGACTCCGCCCAGGTCGTGGGCGGCGTGGAGCTGGGCGAGGACTCGTCCATCTGGCTCAACACGGTGATGCGCGGGGATGTGAATCCCATCCGCGTGGGCAAGCGCACCAACATCCAGGACCTCTCGCTGGTCCACGTCACCGGCGGACGCTCTCACACCGTCATCGGTGACGACGTCACGGTGGGGCACCACGTGGTGCTACACGGATGTCTCGTCGGCAACCGGGTGCTGGTGGGCATGGGCTCCATCCTCCTGGATGAAGTCGAAGTGGGGGATGACTGCCTCATCGGCGCGGGGACGCTGCTGACGCCGGGGACGAAGATTCCTCCGGGCTCGCTGGTGCTGGGCTCACCCGGCAAGGTGAAGCGTCCACTCACCGAGGACGAGCGGGCGTTCCTGCTGATGTCCGCGCAGCA
- the miaB gene encoding tRNA (N6-isopentenyl adenosine(37)-C2)-methylthiotransferase MiaB — protein sequence MKRYFIHTFGCQMNVNDSLRMSEVLAKMSYEPTPVPENADLIILNTCSIREKAEDKMLSALGRYKPVKASRGALIGVGGCVAQQEKDKLIKKVPYLDFVFGPDNIARLPDIIGRVEAERERVVETAFVDSEEYVFPRADPETSRGKVTEFVTVMKGCDNVCSFCIVPHTRGREVSRAFPDVLQEVDALAKVGVREVTLIGQNVNSYQGGISFAQLLLRTAEVPGIERVRFTTSHPHDLSDELIEAFRTQPKIAPHFHLPVQCGSDRILKMMRRDYTVVQYLERLQKLRDARPGIAVTTDIIVGFPGETEEDFEMTMKLTEQVRYDNQFSFIYSPRPKTGAALREKDWGPIPHEVKIARLERLQKLQRRISTETTAALVGAEVEVLVEGHSRYDAAKRFGRTPENRTVNFDGDAPTGSVVTVKVERSTPNQLAGKQVAVLRLPTVEPLPVASPVSPFHVLAEA from the coding sequence ATGAAGCGCTACTTCATCCACACCTTCGGCTGCCAGATGAACGTCAACGACTCGCTCCGCATGAGCGAGGTCCTGGCGAAGATGTCCTACGAGCCGACTCCGGTGCCCGAGAACGCCGACCTCATCATCCTCAACACCTGCTCCATCCGTGAGAAGGCCGAGGACAAGATGCTGTCCGCCCTGGGCCGCTACAAGCCCGTGAAGGCGAGTCGCGGCGCGCTCATCGGCGTGGGTGGCTGCGTGGCGCAGCAGGAGAAGGACAAGCTCATCAAGAAGGTCCCCTACCTGGACTTCGTCTTCGGCCCCGACAACATCGCGCGCCTGCCAGACATCATCGGCCGCGTGGAGGCGGAGCGGGAGCGGGTGGTGGAGACGGCCTTCGTGGACTCGGAGGAGTACGTCTTCCCGCGCGCCGACCCGGAGACGTCCCGGGGCAAGGTCACCGAGTTCGTCACGGTGATGAAGGGCTGCGACAACGTCTGCTCGTTCTGCATCGTGCCCCACACGCGTGGCCGCGAGGTGAGCCGCGCGTTCCCGGACGTGCTCCAGGAGGTCGACGCGCTGGCCAAGGTGGGCGTGCGCGAGGTGACGCTCATCGGGCAGAACGTGAACTCGTACCAGGGCGGCATCTCCTTCGCGCAGCTCCTCCTGCGCACCGCGGAGGTGCCGGGCATCGAGCGCGTGCGCTTCACGACCAGCCACCCGCATGACCTGTCGGACGAGCTCATCGAGGCGTTCCGCACGCAGCCCAAGATTGCTCCGCACTTCCACCTGCCCGTGCAGTGTGGCAGCGACCGCATCCTGAAGATGATGCGCCGCGACTACACCGTGGTGCAGTACCTGGAGCGGCTCCAGAAGCTGCGCGACGCGCGGCCGGGCATCGCCGTCACCACCGACATCATCGTGGGATTCCCCGGGGAGACCGAGGAGGACTTCGAGATGACGATGAAGCTCACCGAGCAGGTGCGCTACGACAACCAGTTCTCCTTCATCTACAGCCCTCGCCCCAAGACGGGCGCGGCCCTGCGGGAGAAGGACTGGGGCCCCATCCCCCACGAGGTGAAGATCGCCCGCCTGGAGCGCCTGCAGAAGCTCCAGCGCCGCATCAGCACGGAGACCACCGCGGCCCTCGTCGGCGCGGAGGTGGAGGTGCTGGTGGAAGGGCACTCGCGCTACGACGCGGCGAAGCGCTTCGGGCGCACGCCCGAGAACCGCACCGTCAACTTCGACGGCGACGCGCCCACGGGCTCCGTGGTGACGGTGAAGGTGGAGCGCTCCACCCCGAACCAGCTCGCGGGCAAGCAGGTGGCGGTGCTGCGGCTGCCCACCGTGGAGCCGCTGCCGGTGGCGTCTCCCGTCTCGCCGTTCCACGTCCTCGCGGAGGCCTGA
- a CDS encoding DNA cytosine methyltransferase: protein MGIDLFAGAGGMSLGFEQAGFDVRAAVEVDPVHAAVHTFNFPECAVLPRSASEVTAAEIRAAAGLGKGPVDCVFGGPPCQGFSLMGQRALEDPRNALVLEFVRLVAELDARTFVFENVKGLTVGNHRRFLDELVRAFDDVGYETRMPWQVLDAASYGVPQHRERLILMGVRKGGTLPRYPAPTTTPADRERDLLAPPSGPSCRDALGDLPDADGFEALMDGDSVAMARQRKPGRYAAQLRCLSDEDWHLGYVRRWDPGLLTSSWRTTHTPISRQRFAETAPGSTEPISRFYKLAPEGLSNTLRAGTDGARGAFTSPRPIHYEYARCVTVREMARLHGFPDWFRFQGTKWHGARQIGNAVPPPLARAIASEVVSALRLKPSRPERVLDLGDTALLSMDVSEASRHFGVEPPRTSRDRKSGQRKRSQHETEAARLAAMEGSRGQSRDRSESLPGPHRADLPRPVQARG, encoded by the coding sequence GTGGGAATCGATCTGTTCGCGGGTGCCGGAGGCATGAGCCTGGGGTTCGAACAGGCCGGCTTCGACGTGCGCGCGGCGGTCGAGGTGGACCCTGTCCACGCCGCCGTCCACACCTTCAACTTCCCGGAATGCGCCGTCCTCCCGCGCTCGGCCTCCGAGGTGACGGCGGCCGAGATTCGCGCCGCCGCGGGGCTGGGCAAGGGCCCCGTGGACTGTGTCTTCGGGGGGCCGCCGTGCCAGGGCTTCTCGCTGATGGGGCAGCGTGCGCTGGAGGACCCTCGCAATGCGCTCGTCCTGGAGTTCGTGCGGCTGGTGGCGGAGCTCGACGCGCGCACCTTCGTCTTCGAGAACGTGAAGGGCCTGACGGTGGGGAACCATCGGAGGTTCCTCGACGAGCTGGTCCGGGCCTTCGACGACGTGGGCTATGAGACGCGGATGCCGTGGCAGGTGCTCGACGCCGCGTCCTACGGCGTGCCCCAGCACCGGGAGCGCTTGATTCTGATGGGCGTGCGCAAGGGAGGCACCCTCCCCCGCTATCCCGCACCCACGACGACGCCCGCGGACAGGGAGCGGGACTTGCTGGCCCCGCCGTCTGGCCCCTCGTGCCGGGATGCGCTGGGAGACCTTCCGGATGCCGATGGCTTCGAGGCGCTGATGGACGGCGACTCCGTCGCGATGGCGCGGCAGCGGAAGCCAGGCCGCTACGCCGCGCAGCTACGCTGTCTGTCCGACGAGGACTGGCACCTGGGCTACGTGCGGCGCTGGGACCCGGGCCTGCTGACGTCGTCCTGGCGGACCACGCATACGCCCATCTCGCGGCAGCGGTTCGCGGAGACGGCCCCTGGCTCGACGGAGCCCATCTCGCGTTTCTACAAGCTGGCGCCGGAGGGCTTGTCGAACACGCTGCGGGCGGGGACGGATGGTGCTCGTGGAGCCTTCACCTCCCCTCGCCCGATTCATTACGAGTACGCGCGCTGCGTGACGGTGCGCGAGATGGCGCGCCTGCACGGCTTCCCAGACTGGTTCCGCTTCCAGGGGACCAAGTGGCACGGGGCCCGGCAGATTGGAAACGCGGTGCCGCCTCCGCTGGCCCGAGCCATCGCCTCGGAAGTCGTCTCCGCGCTGCGCCTCAAGCCGTCGCGCCCCGAGCGGGTCCTGGACCTGGGCGACACCGCCCTGCTCTCGATGGATGTCTCCGAGGCGTCCCGGCACTTCGGTGTCGAGCCGCCCCGAACCTCGCGTGACCGGAAGAGCGGCCAGCGAAAGCGCAGTCAGCACGAAACGGAGGCGGCCCGTCTGGCCGCCATGGAGGGGTCCCGTGGTCAAAGCCGCGACCGGAGCGAATCGCTACCAGGCCCTCATCGAGCGGATCTTCCTCGACCGGTTCAAGCGAGGGGATAA